The following are encoded together in the Mustela nigripes isolate SB6536 chromosome 11, MUSNIG.SB6536, whole genome shotgun sequence genome:
- the RHBDD2 gene encoding rhomboid domain-containing protein 2 isoform X1 yields the protein MAASEPGYRSWSLCPEVPSATFFTALLSLLVSGPRVFLLQPPLAPSGLSLRSEALRNWQVYRLVTYIFVYENPVSLLCGAIVIWRFAGNFERTVGTVRHCFFTVIFAIFSAIIFLSFEAVSSLSKLGEVEDARGFTPVAFAMLGVNSVRSRMRRALVFGVVVPSMLVPWLLLCASWLIPQTSFLSNVCGLGIGLTYGLTYCYSIDLSERVALKLDQKFPFSLMRRISVFKYISGSSAERRAAHSRKLNPVPGSYPTQSGHPHLSPSHPVAQMQHASGQKLAAWPACSPGHMPSLPPYQPASGLCYVQNHFGTTPNSSGVYPASAGASLGVQPPTPLNCPGTMYSGALATTAAAGSKECSRVLIP from the exons ATGGCGGCCTCGGAGCCCGGGTACCGGAGCTGGTCCTTGTGTCCCGAGGTGCCGTCCGCCACCTTCTTCACCGCGCTGCTCTCGCTGCTGGTGTCCGGGCCCCGCGTGTTCCTGCTGCAGCCTCCCCTGGCGCCGTCGGGGCTCTCGCTGCGCTCCGAGGCCCTGCGCAACTGGCAAG TTTACAGGCTGGTGACGTACATCTTCGTCTATGAGAACCcggtctccctgctctgtggcgCTATTGTCATCTGGCGCTTTGCTGGCAATTTCGAGAGAACCGTGGGCACCGTCCGCCACTGCTTCTTCACCGTGATCTTCGCCATCTTCTCCGCCATCATCTTCCTGTCGTTTGAAGCTGTGTCGTCGCTGTCGAAGCTGGGGGAGGTGGAAGATGCCAGAGGTTTCACCCCCGTGGCTTTTGCCATGCTGGGAGTCAACTCTGTCCGCTCTCGGATGAGAAGGGCCCTGGTCTTCGGCGTGGTTGTGCCCTCGATGCTAGTGCCGTGGCTGCTCCTGTGCGCCTCCTGGCTCATTCCCCAGACCTCATTCCTCAGTAATGTCTGTGGACTCGGAATTGGGCTAACGT ACGGCCTCACCTACTGCTACTCCATCGACCTCTCCGAGCGTGTCGCGCTGAAGCTCGACCAGAAGTTCCCCTTCAGCCTCATGAGGAGGATTTCGGTGTTCAAGTACATCTCGGGCTCTTCGGCCGAAAGAAGGGCAGCCCACAGCCGGAA GCTGAACCCCGTGCCCGGCTCCTACCCCACACAGAGTGGCCACCCTCACCTGTCCCCGAGCCACCCTGTCGCCCAGATGCAGCACGCCAGTGGCCAGAAACTAGCTGCCTGGCCGGCTTGCTCTCCTGGCCACATGCCCAGCCTGCCTCCGTACCAGCCAGCCTCCGGCCTGTGTTACGTACAGAACCATTTTGGCACAACCCCCAACTCCTCCGGCGTCTACCCGGCTTCCGCGGGTGCCTCCCTGGGggtccagccccccacccccctcaactGCCCTGGCACTATGTATTCTGGGGCGCTGGCCACGACGGCGGCTGCAGGCTCCAAGGAGTGCTCGAGGGTCCTGATCCCCTGA
- the RHBDD2 gene encoding rhomboid domain-containing protein 2 isoform X2: MLGVNSVRSRMRRALVFGVVVPSMLVPWLLLCASWLIPQTSFLSNVCGLGIGLTYGLTYCYSIDLSERVALKLDQKFPFSLMRRISVFKYISGSSAERRAAHSRKLNPVPGSYPTQSGHPHLSPSHPVAQMQHASGQKLAAWPACSPGHMPSLPPYQPASGLCYVQNHFGTTPNSSGVYPASAGASLGVQPPTPLNCPGTMYSGALATTAAAGSKECSRVLIP, encoded by the exons ATGCTGGGAGTCAACTCTGTCCGCTCTCGGATGAGAAGGGCCCTGGTCTTCGGCGTGGTTGTGCCCTCGATGCTAGTGCCGTGGCTGCTCCTGTGCGCCTCCTGGCTCATTCCCCAGACCTCATTCCTCAGTAATGTCTGTGGACTCGGAATTGGGCTAACGT ACGGCCTCACCTACTGCTACTCCATCGACCTCTCCGAGCGTGTCGCGCTGAAGCTCGACCAGAAGTTCCCCTTCAGCCTCATGAGGAGGATTTCGGTGTTCAAGTACATCTCGGGCTCTTCGGCCGAAAGAAGGGCAGCCCACAGCCGGAA GCTGAACCCCGTGCCCGGCTCCTACCCCACACAGAGTGGCCACCCTCACCTGTCCCCGAGCCACCCTGTCGCCCAGATGCAGCACGCCAGTGGCCAGAAACTAGCTGCCTGGCCGGCTTGCTCTCCTGGCCACATGCCCAGCCTGCCTCCGTACCAGCCAGCCTCCGGCCTGTGTTACGTACAGAACCATTTTGGCACAACCCCCAACTCCTCCGGCGTCTACCCGGCTTCCGCGGGTGCCTCCCTGGGggtccagccccccacccccctcaactGCCCTGGCACTATGTATTCTGGGGCGCTGGCCACGACGGCGGCTGCAGGCTCCAAGGAGTGCTCGAGGGTCCTGATCCCCTGA